One segment of Desulfonatronovibrio magnus DNA contains the following:
- the tuf gene encoding elongation factor Tu, whose translation MGKAKFERKKPHVNIGTVGHIDHGKTTLTAAITKVLSMKGGGSFVAFDQIDKAPEEKERGITIATAHVEYESDNRHYAHVDCPGHADYIKNMITGAAQMDGAILVVAATDGPMPQTREHILLARQVGVPSLVVFLNKVDLVDDPELLELVELEVRELLTKYGFPGDDTPVIHGSALKALETEDSGSEEAKCIHELVEACDTFIPEPERDIDRPFLMPIEDVFSISGRGTVVTGRVERGIIKVGEEVEIVGMKDTTKTVCTGVEMFRKILDQGQAGDNVGVLLRGIKRDDVERGQVLAAPKSITPHRRFKAEVYVLSKEEGGRHTPFFGGYRPQFYFRTTDVTGVVTLPEGVEMIMPGDNTTFDVEMIAPIAMEPGLRFAIREGGRTVGAGVVSEITE comes from the coding sequence ATGGGAAAGGCAAAATTTGAGCGGAAAAAACCGCATGTTAATATCGGCACTGTAGGCCACATCGATCATGGTAAAACCACCCTGACAGCAGCCATAACTAAGGTTTTGAGCATGAAGGGCGGAGGCAGTTTTGTAGCTTTTGATCAGATTGACAAGGCCCCTGAAGAAAAGGAACGAGGCATCACCATAGCAACTGCTCACGTAGAGTACGAGTCCGACAATCGTCACTACGCTCATGTGGACTGCCCGGGTCACGCCGACTACATCAAAAACATGATTACAGGTGCAGCACAGATGGACGGTGCCATTCTGGTGGTAGCAGCCACAGATGGTCCTATGCCCCAGACAAGAGAGCACATCCTTCTTGCCCGTCAGGTAGGTGTTCCCAGTCTTGTAGTTTTTCTGAACAAGGTAGACCTTGTTGATGATCCAGAACTTCTTGAACTGGTAGAACTTGAAGTGCGCGAACTTTTGACAAAGTATGGATTTCCCGGAGACGATACACCTGTAATACACGGCAGCGCCCTGAAGGCTCTTGAGACAGAAGATTCCGGTTCAGAAGAAGCCAAGTGCATTCATGAGCTTGTAGAAGCCTGCGACACATTTATACCTGAGCCTGAGCGCGACATTGACAGGCCATTTTTGATGCCCATTGAAGATGTCTTTTCCATATCCGGTCGCGGTACGGTAGTGACCGGCCGAGTGGAGCGTGGCATCATCAAGGTAGGCGAAGAGGTTGAGATTGTGGGCATGAAAGACACCACCAAGACAGTTTGCACAGGTGTTGAAATGTTCCGCAAGATTCTTGATCAGGGTCAGGCTGGTGATAATGTGGGAGTACTTCTTCGGGGCATCAAGCGAGATGATGTAGAACGCGGGCAGGTTCTTGCAGCGCCCAAGTCCATAACCCCTCATCGTCGTTTCAAGGCCGAAGTATATGTACTGAGCAAGGAAGAAGGTGGACGTCATACGCCGTTTTTCGGTGGTTACCGTCCCCAGTTTTATTTCCGTACCACCGACGTAACCGGTGTAGTGACACTGCCTGAAGGTGTGGAAATGATAATGCCCGGAGACAATACAACATTTGATGTTGAGATGATAGCGCCAATAGCCATGGAACCAGGACTGCGCTTTGCAATTCGTGAAGGCGGCAGAACAGTGGGCGCAGGCGTTGTGTCTGAAATTACGGAGTAA